In the bacterium genome, CGGTGAAGTCGCGCTTCCCCACAACGCGTTCGAGCGGCTCAAGTACCTGAAGGGGAGGACGATCTTGCCGGACGGTGAGGTGCTCGAGCTGTCCCAGGAAGACATCTTCAAGCGCCAGGTTTCGCGGCTCGACGACTTCTACGTCACCGCGGCGGTTTTCCCCGGCGTCGAAGTCGGCGCCATCCCCGACTATGAGTACGAGCTCAGGTACCGGTCGATCTTCGAGCTGCGGCCCTGGCACTTCCAATCCCGCATCCCGACGCTGCACTCCGAGATTTCCTACGTCGTCCCCGAGCACATCGGGTTCCGCCCCTGGGCGAAGGTGTTGCCGGACCGTTTCAACCAGCAGACCGAGAAGCTGCCGAAGGGGCGGATGCTCCGCGCCTGGATGACCAACATGCCGA is a window encoding:
- a CDS encoding DUF3857 domain-containing protein, whose protein sequence is GEVALPHNAFERLKYLKGRTILPDGEVLELSQEDIFKRQVSRLDDFYVTAAVFPGVEVGAIPDYEYELRYRSIFELRPWHFQSRIPTLHSEISYVVPEHIGFRPWAKVLPDRFNQQTEKLPKGRMLRAWMTNMPSVPDEPFGPPFGDLSNQFMILPTEYIFSGRQSDLLVSWPRVCDLTKSSYYDHQKNDGNAKKKARELAGSAGGGQRDQAAAVYRFVRDEIQPLSATGVFVREGTSV